A window of bacterium genomic DNA:
TCGCGCGCGGCAAGCCTCTGCCCGAAGTGTTGCACGAGTTGGCGCAGTTCGTCGAAACCCAGGTACCCGATGCCCGCTGCGCGGTCATGCGTTATGACGCCAACCGCGCCTGCCTGCAATTCGGCGCGGGGCCAAATTTGCCGGCCGCGCTGGTGGCGGCATTGGACGGCCTGCCCATCAATCCGAAACATGGCGTGTGCGCGGCCGCAGTCTTTCACAAAAAACAAATCATCTCCGCTGAACGAGCCTCCGCCGCCGGCCGCCACCAGCTTCCGCCCGACACGCTGCAAGCATCTCCTCCGGCCAACGGCAAGCTCGCGGCCTACGCCTGTTGGTCCACGCCGATACTCACCGCCGGCGGTGAAGTGTTGGGCACGCTGGATTTGTATTTTGCCGTGCCACGGCCGCCCGCGCCCCGCGACTTCGAGTTGATAGAAATCGCCAGCCAGCTCGCCGAGATTGCCCTGGAACGCGAGCGCGCCCAGGAACAGTTACATCAAGCCAAAGAAGTGGCAGAGATTGCCAGCCGCACCAAAAGCCAGTTCGTTGCCAACATGAGCCACGAAATCCGCACGCCCATGAACGGCATCCTCGGCATGACCGAGCTGGCGCTCGAAACCAACCTCACCGCGGAACAACGCGAGTATCTCCACCTCGTCAAAGACTCCGCCGAAGCCCTGATGGTGCTGCTCAACGACATTTTGGATTTCTCCAAAATCGAAGCGGGCAAGCTCGAGCTCGAACCGATCGGCTTCCACCTGCGCGAGACGCTGGGCGACATGATTGCGCCGCTCGGGCTGCGCGCGCATCAAAAGGGCCTGGAGCTGGTTTGCCACATTTTGTCCGAGGTGCCGGATTTGCTGATCGGCGATCCCGGCCGCTTGCGCCAAATCATCGTCAATCTGGTGGGCAATGCCATCAAATTCACGGAAAGCGGTGAAATCGTCGTCACGGTCGTCACTGAAAGCCTCGCGCCCGCCGCCGTGCTGCTGCATTTTAGCGTCGCCGACACCGGCATCGGCATTCCCGCGGAGAAACATAAAATCATCTTCGCGCCCTTCACTCAGGGGGATAGCTCCACCACCCGGCAATTCGGCGGCACCGGCCTGGGCCTGGCGATTTGCACGCAGCTCGTCGGCATGATGGACGGCAAAATCTGGGTGGAGAGCGAAGTCAATCGCGGCAGCGTGTTTCATTTTACCGCGCGTTTGCAACTGCCGGAAAACAAACTCGCCGGCCCTTTTGCCAATCTCCCCGAGCTGGCCGGCGTGGCGGTGCTGATCGTCGAGGACAATGCCACCCTGCGTCAGGTGCTCACCGCCACGCTGCGTGACTGGGGCCTACAGCCACTGGCCGTCGCTTCCAGCCAGGCGGCCCACACCGCGTTCAATCGCACGCGCGAATCGCGCCAGCCGTTTACTTTAGCGTTGATCGACACCTCGCTTGATGATCTCGATGGCTTTGCGCTGGCGGCGCGGCTGCGCGAGACCGCGGGCTGGGCCGGCGCCGTCATCATGATGCTTTCGCCCGCGCGGCTGCACGCCGAGGCCGCCCGCTGCCGCGAGTTGGGCATCCGCCATTATCTCACCAAGCCGGTCAAGCTCACCGACCTCGCCGAAACGCTGCTGGCCGGCCGCCGGCTGGTGGAGGAAAACGCCGGCCGGCCGCCTCTGCCGCGCCGCAGCCGAGAACCGGGCCGGCTGCACATTCTCATCGCGGAAGACGATGAAATCAACCAGCGGCTGGCGGCCCGGCTGCTGGAGAAATGCGGCCACACGGTGGTGACCGTCGGCAACGGCGCCGATGCGGTTGCTGCTTTTCGCGCCGAGCGCTTTGATTTGATCCTGATGGACATTCAAATGCCTGCGCTCGGCGGCTTCGAGGCCATCATCGCCATTCGCGAGCTCGAGAAGATCACCGGCGGCCGCACGCCCATCGTGGCAGTGACCGCCTATGCCATGAAAGGCGATCGCGAACGCTGCCTGGCTGCCGGCGTCGATGCCTACGTTTCCAAACCGCTGCACGTGCAGGAACTGATGAACATGATTACCCAGCTCACACCGGTGGCGGTGGTGCCGTGAGGGGGAGGGATGGGGAGATGAGGAGCGGGGGCGAGTGTGGTTAGTCGATTTGTCTTGACAGCAACCAGGGTGAAGGGTTGTTGATCATGTTTACCAGTTTGCCGATGATGTTGTTGTATGCCTTATGGAGTTCGCGCGCGCTTTTTCTGTTTTGAGGTAGCCACATTCCACCGCAAACTCCAGCCAGGTTTGAGTCTCTGCTGCTTCGGATTCTGCGTCGTTCAGTTTGAGCAGGGAGGCTTTCTGCTAGCGCCGTTTGCGGCAGGCTTCGGCGAAGGAGGCGCACACCGAACGCGAGCTGCGCCGAATCTGGTCGGTCAGAGAGTGCACTTCCTCCCGGGGAAAGGCCTTGGATTCGTGGAAAATCGTCAGGGCTGCCCGAAAGGAGATTGGGCACACTTCCAACTCATGATGAGCTTGGATCGGCTT
This region includes:
- a CDS encoding response regulator translates to MLLLHIPLILLVIACGIGIAILVLRRRHLLALSRHARELAHSEANLLALIENSHDSIWSVDRNYAVLILNSTFRRRFRQAFGIELQKGMNILTTVSPHLAQTWRALYDRALAGEHFTVEQHYDFADSSGDFEVSFNPIFGAGGEITGVSVFGRDLTERKRAKQALVESEERYRCLVDFSPETVIVHSEGIVVYVNAAGARLFGAASPQELMGRSLQHYVHPDYWEKVKSRVYQTPGAGQAAELIEETMVRLDGRIIEAEVVAVSITYQGCPATQVLIRDITSRKAAERLLTGQKHILELIARGKPLPEVLHELAQFVETQVPDARCAVMRYDANRACLQFGAGPNLPAALVAALDGLPINPKHGVCAAAVFHKKQIISAERASAAGRHQLPPDTLQASPPANGKLAAYACWSTPILTAGGEVLGTLDLYFAVPRPPAPRDFELIEIASQLAEIALERERAQEQLHQAKEVAEIASRTKSQFVANMSHEIRTPMNGILGMTELALETNLTAEQREYLHLVKDSAEALMVLLNDILDFSKIEAGKLELEPIGFHLRETLGDMIAPLGLRAHQKGLELVCHILSEVPDLLIGDPGRLRQIIVNLVGNAIKFTESGEIVVTVVTESLAPAAVLLHFSVADTGIGIPAEKHKIIFAPFTQGDSSTTRQFGGTGLGLAICTQLVGMMDGKIWVESEVNRGSVFHFTARLQLPENKLAGPFANLPELAGVAVLIVEDNATLRQVLTATLRDWGLQPLAVASSQAAHTAFNRTRESRQPFTLALIDTSLDDLDGFALAARLRETAGWAGAVIMMLSPARLHAEAARCRELGIRHYLTKPVKLTDLAETLLAGRRLVEENAGRPPLPRRSREPGRLHILIAEDDEINQRLAARLLEKCGHTVVTVGNGADAVAAFRAERFDLILMDIQMPALGGFEAIIAIRELEKITGGRTPIVAVTAYAMKGDRERCLAAGVDAYVSKPLHVQELMNMITQLTPVAVVP